A genomic segment from Corylus avellana chromosome ca5, CavTom2PMs-1.0 encodes:
- the LOC132182400 gene encoding transmembrane ascorbate ferrireductase 1-like produces MALGVAALPFTFVVHALGIFLLVLVLVWTIDFRGGFAWEATNKSLIFNIHPLLMLIGLIVIGGEAIISYKSLPFTKEVRKLIHLVLHAIALILGIVGIIAAFKYHNESGIANLYSFHSWLGIGIIALYAIQWIYAFLLFFYPGGPVGLRTDCLPWHVVLGFLIYLMAIGNAAIGFLEKLTFLENSGLAKYGSEAFLVNFTALITILFGAFVVFSVLSQAPVEEDQGYSPI; encoded by the exons ATGGCCTTAGGCGTAGCGGCTCTTCCGTTCACTTTTGTGGTACACGCGCTGGGGATTTTTCTGCTGGTTTTGGTGTTGGTTTGGACAATAGATTTCAGAGGTGGTTTCGCTTGGGAAGCTACCAACAAGAGCCTCATCTTTAAT ATTCATCCTTTGCTGATGTTGATAGGCTTAATTGTCATTGGGGGTGAAG cGATTATTAGTTATAAATCACTTCCTTTTACGAAAGAAGTGAGGAAATTGATCCATCTGGTGCTTCATGCAATTGCTCTCATACTTGGTATCGTGGGAATTATTGCTGCTTTCAAATATCATAATGAGAGCGGCATTGCTAATCTCTATAGCTTCCATTCCTGGCTTGGAATTGGCATTATTGCCCTCTATGCTATTCAG TGGATATATGCGTTCCTGTTATTCTTCTACCCTGGAGGGCCCGTTGGGCTTAGGACCGACTGTCTTCCATGGCACGTGGTACTTGGATTTCTTATTTACTTGATGGCCATCGGCAATGCTGCAATTGGATTCTTGGAGAAGCTTACTTTCCTGGAAAATTCAGGGCTCGCAAAGTATGGGTCGGAGGCCTTCCTCGTCAACTTCACCGCCCTAATTACAATACTATTTGGAGCCTTTGTTGTATTTTCTGTTCTTTCTCAGGCTCCAGTAGAAGAAGACCAGGGCTATTCCCCCATCTAA
- the LOC132181969 gene encoding uncharacterized protein LOC132181969, which produces MKEISVTEDKINNKQISIEGKKKKIESDAETLKRKNKLEKEVSMLKKQLVIETSMRKKQLEIETSKEKKMERVRNSETQLKEKLEGKKAIIEVECQKKDHMTEQKAHQYATTDTLPDSNKCFPKNANKCFGCSSSTLDD; this is translated from the exons ATGAAAGAGATATCCGTCACTGAGGATAAGATCAACAACAAGCAAATATCCATAgagggtaaaaagaaaaaaatcgaG TCAGATGCAGAGACGTTAAAGCGCAAGAACAAGTTAGAAAAAGAGGTGTCAATGCTGAAGAAACAGTTAGTAATAGAGACGTCAATGCGCAAGAAACAGTTGGAAATAGAGACgtcaaaggaaaagaaaatggaacGGGTTAGGAACTCGGAAACTCAGTTGAAGGAgaaattagaaggaaaaaaggCAATAATTGAAGTTGAATGCCAAAAGAAAGATCACATGACAGAGCAGAAGGCCCATCAGTATGCTACCACTGATACTCTTCCGGATTCAAACAAGTGTTTTCCAAAGAATGCAAACAAGTGTTTTGGTTGTTCTTCTTCTACTTTAGATGACTAG
- the LOC132180462 gene encoding remorin-like, whose amino-acid sequence MADEEPKNVEPKVSGQYIADEEPKKVEEAQSQSEPPPAPAPEHVEQVSKDVTDEKSVIPPPPAEKPDESKALAVVEKAPEHVEEKSTEGSVNRGKEKSTEGSVNRDAVLARVATEKRLSLVRAWEESEKSKAENKAHKKLSAVGAWENCQKASIEAELKKIEERLEKKKAEYVEKMKNKAALIHRSAEEKRAVIEAKRGEDLLKAEETAAKYRATGTGPKKLLGCFNG is encoded by the exons ATGGCAGACGAGGAACCCAAAAACGTGGAGCCCAAAGTTAGCGGCCAATACATCGCTGACGAGGAACCCAAAAAGGTGGAGGAGGCCCAATCGCAGTCGGAGCCTCCGCCAGCTCCGGCCCCAGAACATGTTGAACAAGTTTCCAAAGATGTCACCGACGAGAAATCCGTAATTCCACCTCCTCCTGCAGAGAAGCCTGATGAATCCAAAGCACTTGCTGTGGTTGAAA AGGCTCCTGAGCATGTTGAAGAGAAAAGTACTGAGGGTTCTGTAAACAGAGGTAAAGAGAAAAGTACTGAGGGTTCTGTCAACAGAG ATGCTGTGCTTGCGAGAGTTGCAACAGAGAAGAGGCTATCACTAGTCAGGGCATGGGAAGAAAGTGAGAAGTCGAAAGCAGAGAAcaa GGCCCACAAAAAGCTGTCTGCCGTTGGGGCATGGGAGAACTGCCAGAAAGCTTCTATAGAGGCTGAGCTGAAAAAGATTGAG GAAagattggagaagaagaaggctGAATATgtggagaaaatgaaaaacaaagcaGCTCTGATCCATAGATCAGCAGAAGAGAAGAGGGCAGTAATTGAAGCTAAACGTGGGGAAGATCTTCTCAAGGCAGAGGAAACGGCTGCAAAATACCGTGCCACTGGAACTGGTCCAAAGAAGCTTCTTGGTTGTTTTAATGGCTAA
- the LOC132181968 gene encoding uncharacterized mitochondrial protein AtMg00810-like: MTTVRVFLALVAAKGWLIHQLDVNNAFLHGDLDVEVYMTMPPGFAVKGENKVCKLTKSLYGLKQAFRNWFSKFSAALIDLGIIQSKADYSLFTRLQGVSYIALLIYVDDVAIASNDSKVISEFITLLNDKFKLKDLGPLKFFLGLEIARSKEGISVSQRKYALKVLEDLGLLASKPVSFPMEQNLKLSKDIGDLLPDATSYRRLVGRLLYLTITRPDLAYSVQALSQFMDQPRQPHLDAATRVLRYVKNYLAQGLLFSAQSDFCLKAFSDSDWAGCVDTRRSITGFCVFLGNSLVSWKSKKQHTIYRSSAEAEYRAMASTACELTWLVSLLHDFHIPHPKAALLFCDSKSALHIATNPVFSREN; encoded by the coding sequence ATGACAACTGTTAGGGTTTTCTTAGCCCTTGTTGCAGCCAAGGGTTGGTTAATTCATCAATTGGATGTTAATAATGCCTTCTTGCATGGAGACTTAGATGTAGAGGTGTACATGACCATGCCTCCTGGATTTGCTGTTAAGGGGGAGAACAAGGTTTGCAAATTGACAAAGTCCTTATATGGTTTGAAGCAGGCTTTCAGGAATTGGTTTTCTAAGTTCTCTGCTGCCTTGATTGATCTTGGCATTATACAATCTAAGGCTGACTACTCCTTGTTTACAAGGCTTCAAGGTGTTTCTTACATTGCTCTCTTAATCTATGTTGATGATGTGGCCATAGCAAGCAATGATTCTAAGGTAATTTCTGAGTTTATCACCCTGCTTAATGATAAGTTTAAGCTAAAAGATTTAGGccctttgaagttttttttgggACTTGAAATTGCTAGAAGCAAAGAAGGTATTTCTGTCTCTCAACGAAAGTATGCCCTAAAAGTTCTTGAAGATTTAGGTCTCTTAGCTTCCAAACCTGTCTCTTTTCCCATGGAACAAAATCTTAAGCTCTCCAAGGATATTGGGGATCTTCTTCCTGATGCAACTAGTTACAGAAGGTTGGTTGGCAGGTTACTTTATCTTACCATAACTCGGCCTGATCTAGCTTATTCTGTTCAAGCCTTGAGTCAGTTCATGGATCAACCTCGACAACCTCATCTAGATGCTGCTACTAGAGTGCTGAGATATGTCAAGAACTATCTTGCTCAAGGGCTTTTGTTTTCTGCTCAGTCAGATTTTTGTCTAAAAGCTTTTTCAGATTCGGACTGGGCAGGTTGTGTTGATACTAGAAGGTCAATCACTGGCTTCTGTGTGTTCCTTGGTAATTCATTAGTTTCTtggaaatcaaagaaacaaCACACCATCTATAGGTCTTCTGCTGAGGCAGAATATAGGGCTATGGCATCTACTGCATGTGAACTAACATGGCTTGTCTCTCTTCTTCATGATTTTCATATACCTCATCCAAAGGCTGCATTGCTCTTCTGTGATAGCAAGTCTGCTTTGCATATAGCTACCAATCCTGTTTTTTCACGAGAGAACTAA